In Tripterygium wilfordii isolate XIE 37 chromosome 15, ASM1340144v1, whole genome shotgun sequence, one DNA window encodes the following:
- the LOC120016441 gene encoding DExH-box ATP-dependent RNA helicase DExH18, mitochondrial, with protein MARGNASSLFRVCTKKINVSRARVLIPNRYLCSFEHPNNWVSGNFKFSLRHDVPKRQFSTSLLDLFRPQFSSRNPKLPESMPVGVSKCSSSIEDDDNVYKSGTSESEIEELEQNNGMDSEGSVGIEEVNGNEMPDEVENFDDNGICGSATIESECRDAGRDRIAQRNPVELYQELRNAENSAKVNPSDWLILKDLFGYFAKSGWAANQALAIYIGMSFFPTAVHKFRAFFLKRFSADIANYLVSLGVTDAAVRFLFPIFVEFCIEEFPDEIKRFRGMIQSADLTKPQTWFPFARAMKRKIIYHCGPTNSGKTYNALQRFMEAKKGIYCSPLRLLAMEVFDKVNALGVYCSLHTGQEVKYVPFSNHVSCTVEMVSTDELYDVAVIDEIQMMADPCRGYAWTRALLGLKADEIHLCGDPSVLNIVRKVCSETGDELCEKHYERFKPLVVEAKTLLGDLRNVRSGDCVVAFSRREIFEVKLTIEKHTKHRCCVIYGALPPETRRQQANLFNNQDNEFDVLVASDAVGMGLNLNIRRVVFYSLSKYNGDRIVPVPESQVKQIAGRAGRRGSLYPDGLTTALHLDDLDYLIECLKQPFDEVRKVGLFPFFEQVELFAGKLPNMTFTQLLEKFGENCRLDGSYFLCRHDHIKKVANMLEKVQGLSLEDRFNFCFAPVNIRDPKAMYHLLRFASSYSRNVPVSIAMGMPKGSAQNDAELLDLETRHQVLSMYMWLSHHFKRETFPFVKKAEIMATDIADLLGQSLLKACWKPESRQTGRSKPQQKKEGNEKPQQKEEGYERPRSLIKLHGKKRQDKASRQEFAEKVAV; from the exons ATGGCGAGAGGGAATGCATCATCTCTTTTTAGAGTCTGTACAAAAAAGATAAATGTTTCTAGGGCAAGGGTTTTGATTCCGAATAGATACTTATGTTCTTTTGAACATCCAAACAATTGggtatctggaaatttcaaatttagTCTCAGACATGATGTGCCCAAGCGCCAATTTTCGACGAGCTTGCTCGATCTGTTTCGCCCTCAGTTCTCCTCGAGGAACCCCAAACTTCCAGAATCCATGCCAGTTGGTGTGAGTAAATGCTCGTCATcaattgaagatgatgataatgTCTATAAAAGTGGTACAAGTGAGTCAGAAATTGAGGAGTTAGAACAAAATAATGGCATGGATTCTGAAGGTAGTGTTGGTATTGAGGAGGTGAATGGCAATGAGATGCCTGATGAGGTTGAGAATTTTGACGACAATGGTATTTGTGGCTCAGCAACAATTGAATCAGAATGCAGGGATGCAGGTCGTGATAGGATTGCACAGCGTAATCCTGTGGAACTTTATCAGGAGCTTCGTAATGCTGAAAATAGTGCAAAGGTCAATCCGTCAGATTGGCTGATTCTTAAAGATTTATTTGGATACTTTGCGAAATCAGGGTGGGCAGCCAATCAGGCTCTTGCAATTTACATTGGCATGTCATTTTTTCCCACTGCTGTCCATAAGTTCCGGGCTTTTTTCTTAAAGAGATTTTCGgctgatattgccaattacTTGGTGTCGCTTGGCGTAACTGATGCGGCTGTTAGATTCCTTTTCCCCATATTTGTTGAATTTTGTATAGAAGAATTTCCTGATGAGATTAAGCGGTTCCGTGGTATGATACAGTCAGCTGACCTCACAAAGCCACAGACGTGGTTTCCGTTTGCAAGGGCAATGAAACGCAAGATTATTTATCATTGTGGTCCGACAAATAGTGGTAAAACTTACAATGCTTTGCAGCGGTTTATGGAAGCAAAGAAGGGCATCTATTGCAGTCCTTTAAGGCTCTTGGCTATGGAAGTTTTTGACAAGGTGAATGCACTTGGGGTTTACTGTAGTCTTCATACTGGTCAGGAGGTGAAATATGTTCCATTCTCCAACCATGTTTCTTGTACTGTGGAAATGGTTTCGACAGATGAGTTATATGATGTGGCTGTTATTGATGAAATTCAGATGATGGCAGACCCTTGTAGGGGTTATGCATGGACACGGGCATTGCTTGGCTTGAAAGCTGATGAGATTCATTTATGTGGAGATCCAAGTGTTCTTAATATTGTACGGAAGGTCTGTTCAGAAACTGGGGATGAGTTGTGTGAGAAACACTATGAGAGGTTCAAACCACTGGTGGTTGAAGCAAAGACATTGCTGGGAGATCTTCGAAATGTTAGATCTGGGGATTGTGTGGTTGCATTTTCAAGGCGAGAGATATTTGAAGTTAAATTGACAATTGAGAAACACACCAAACATCGTTGCTGTGTTATTTATGGTGCCTTGCCACCAGAGACTCGTAGGCAGCAAGCTAACTTGTTTAACAATCAAGATAATGAATTTGATGTGCTTGTTGCAAGCGATGCTGTGGGGATGGGTTTGAATCTTAATATTAGAAGAGTTGTTTTTTATAGCCTCTCTAAGTACAATGGTGACAGGATTGTTCCCGTTCCGGAATCACAGGTGAAGCAAATTGCCGGAAGAGCTGGTCGGAGAGGTAGCCTTTATCCTGATGGACTCACAACTGCCTTACATCTTGATGATCTTGACTACCTTATTGAGTGTTTGAAGCAACCTTTTGATGAAGTGAGGAAAGTTGGCCTCTTTCCTTTCTTCGAACAGGTTGAGCTATTCGCTGGGAAACTGCCAAATATGACTTTTACCCAACTGCTTGAAAAGTTTGGTGAAAATTGCCGTCTTGATGGGTCATACTTCTTGTGTCGACATGATCATATAAAGAAGGTAGCAAATATGTTGGAGAAGGTTCAGGGATTATCTTTAGAAGAccgttttaatttttgttttgcacCAGTTAATATTAGAGATCCCAAAGCGATGTACCATCTTCTAAGGTTTGCTTCAAGTTACAGTCGAAATGTTCCTGTTAGCATTGCTATGGGCATGCCCAAGGGATCTGCTCAGAATGATGCAGAACTCCTGGATCTTGAGACTAGACATCAAGTTTTGTCTATGTATATGTGGCTGTCTCATCACTTCAAGAGAGAAACTTTTCCATTTGTGAAGAAGGCTGAGATCATGGCAACTGACATTGCTGATTTGTTGGGTCAGTCTCTTCTCAAGGCTTGCTGGAAACCAGAATCAAGACAGACAGGGAGGTCGAAGCCTCagcagaagaaagaaggaaatgaAAAGCCTCAGCAGAAGGAAGAAGGGTATGAGAGGCCAAGGTCACTCATCAAATTGCATGGGAA GAAAAGGCAAGACAAAGCCTCAAGACAGGAGTTTGCAGAGAAGGTTGCAGTCTAG
- the LOC119979895 gene encoding uncharacterized protein LOC119979895, with amino-acid sequence MDEELVGFYLKRKDAWAICRIFKKTNSMAQQALSHSWASSFPTEITISDALNQGGHCHQFSSENISCTTGIASVIPFCGNNGLQQASTSTFSALHVLSYKPLNPTFYKPSLIPNSNGELLNSFMFSQSEADQCTFDVSCILLNQALVGDTSKGSSETINFAGPHQPLGVPQSVYMHQDMQENMGGVGEEDQGGLKKNQSETHDSNQWGTPRSIGFPFSLPSSVPNDWKLDLPWDSDSPPWPSDTSSSYSTNKCYT; translated from the exons ATGGATGAAGAGCTTGTTGGGTTTTATCTTAAGAGGAAA GATGCTTGGGCTATTTGTAGGATATTCAAGAAAACCAATTCAATGGCGCAACAGGCACTTTCACACTCTTGGGCGTCCTCGTTTCCTACAGAAATTACAATATCAGACGCTCTTAATCAAGGTGGACATTGCCATCAGTTCAGTTCAGAAAACATATCTTGCACAACTGGAATCGCATCAGTCATCCCATTTTGCGGTAACAATGGACTACAACAGGCCTCTACTTCCACTTTCTCTGCTTTACACGTCCTCTCATACAAACCACTTAATCCTACATTCTACAAACCATCTCTAATTCCCAACTCAAACGGAGAACTTCTCAATAGTTTCATGTTTTCGCAATCTGAGGCCGACCAATGTACATTTGATGTTTCTTGTATACTACTAAACCAGGCCTTAGTTGGGGATACCAGTAAAGGCAGCTCGGAGACCATAAATTTTGCAGGGCCTCATCAACCGTTAGGGGTTCCTCAATCAGTATATATGCACCAAgatatgcaagaaaatatggGTGGTGTAGGAGAAGAGGATCAAGGAGGCTTGAAAAAGAACCAAAGTGAAACCCATGATAGTAACCAGTGGGGGACACCTAGATCTATTGGATTCCCCTTCAGTTTGCCTTCAAGCGTACCTAATGACTGGAAGCTTGATCTGCCTTGGGACTCTGACTCACCACCATGGCCAAGTGATACGTCTTCTTCTTACTCTACAAACAAATGCTatacttaa
- the LOC120016442 gene encoding uncharacterized protein LOC120016442: MCRVSAFVYQKMSLFACSVGVSVNALLFILLGLIKKIMYRFHGDDLLGETNSNCLENGSEETGTEEAEPEVHKLEDSKESDEVHVNETPKFVFKFLFPNYEEFCTKINTGNGDSVVSDSVSEKPMEGANEVATSTGTNGFFSDKKFVQQQESEEKANGDDIKENSVNCEESVTEKKEEAKIAQKESLSLSGEDDAAYEEKNCSCNDDISETNQFLLQEDFIASDFDSDSPTSSQFIGSSSDGFLSDTEFEESSELDEFCGVDRDVMEELNKLEEESCVEDKGKGSTENSKELEFQKSSASDSEDSNDLETLWEHQDLIEKLKMELKKVRATGLPTILEESESSPKIMEDLKPWKIDEKINHEDTMSELHKFYKSYRERMRKFDILNYQKMYALGFLQSKDPFQAMSSQKPSAPAMKSLLSQNFKLCKPKKSDIDPTMDFIKELHGDLEVVYVGQLCLSWEILHWQYEKALELWESDRYGLRRYNEVAGEFQQFQVLLQRFIENEHFEGPRVQNYVKNRCVFRNLLQVPVIREDMKDKKGRRKGRDSDAISGDMLVEIMEETIRIFWRFVRADKDAHTVIHKPRKGSNLVEPQDPAELELLYDVRRSLQKKEKKLKDILRSGNCILRRFQKQEEDSSDQVLYFFSQVDMKLVSRVLNMSKITPDQLLWCRGKLSKISFVSRKMHVEPSFLLFPV; encoded by the exons ATGTGTCGTGTTTCTGCGTTTGTCTATCAAAAGATGTCTCTTTTTGCTTGCTCCGTCGGGGTCTCTGTCAATGCTCTGTTGTTCATTCTGCTCGGTCTCATCAAAAAAATCATGTACAG ATTTCATGGTGACGACCTTTTGGGGGAGACAAATTCAAATTGCTTAGAAAATGGTTCTGAAGAAACCGGAACAGAGGAAGCAGAACCAGAAGTTCATAAACTTGAGGATTCAAAAGAGAGTGATGAAGTCCATGTAAACGAGACACCCAAATTCGTCTTCAAGTTTCTATTTCCAAATTATGAGGAATTctgcacaaaaatcaataccgGAAATGGTGATTCTGTTGTCTCGGATTCGGTGTCAGAGAAGCCCATGGAGGGAGCAAATGAAGTTGCTACCAGTACTGGGACCAATGGCTTCTTTTCTGATAAGAAATTTGTGCAACAACAAGAATCAGAAGAAAAAGCCAATGGTGACGATATAAAAGAGAATTCTGTTAACTGTGAAGAATCTGTGAcagagaagaaggaggaggctaAAATAGCACAAAAGGAATCTCTTTCTCTTTCAGGGGAGGACGATGCCGCCTATGAAGAGAAAAACTGTTCTTGTAATGATGATATCTCGGAAACTAATCAGTTTCTATTACAGGAGGATTTCATTGCATCTGATTTCGACTCGGATTCGCCAACTTCAAGCCAATTTATTGGTTCAAGCAGTGATGGGTTCCTGTCCGATACGGAATTCGAAGAATCTTCTGAGCTTGATGAGTTTTGTGGAGTAGATAGAGATGTAATGGAGGAGCTTAATAAGCTAGAAGAAGAGTCTTGTGTTGAAGATAAAGGCAAAGGCAGTACCGAGAATTCGAAGGAGTTAGAGTTTCAGAAATCATCGGCTAGTGATTCTGAGGATTCTAATGATCTTGAAACATTGTGGGAACACCAAGATTTGATAGAAAAGCTTAAAATGGAGCTTAAAAAGGTTAGAGCTACTGGTCTTCCTACAATACTTGAAGAATCTGAGAGTAGTCCAAAGATAATGGAAGATTTGAAGCCGTGGAAGATCGACGAGAAGATCAATCATGAAGATACAATGAGTGAGCTTCACAAATTCTACAAAAGTTACCGGGAACGTATGAGGAAGTTCGACATCTTGAATTACCAGAAGATGTATGCATTAG GCTTTCTTCAGTCAAAGGATCCGTTTCAAGCCATGTCGAGCCAAAAACCGTCAGCTCCTGCAATGAAATCGCTTCTGTCACAGAACTTCAAGCTATGCAAACCAAAAAAGTCTGATATTGATCCAACCATGGATTTCATTAAAGAATTGCATGGTGATTTGGAAGTGGTGTATGTTGGGCAGTTGTGTCTTTCATGGGAAATCCTTCATTGGCAATACGAGAAGGCGCTAGAGCTGTGGGAATCTGATCGATATGGTTTACGCAGATATAATGAGGTTGCAGGTGAATTTCAACAGTTTCAAGTACTTCTGCAAAGATTTATAGAGAATGAACATTTTGAAGGGCCAAGGGTACAGAATTATGTCAAGAATCGATGCGTCTTTCGTAATCTGCTTCAAGTTCCAGTTATAAGAG AGGACATGAAGGATAagaagggaagaagaaaaggaagagatagCGACGCCATTTCAGGTGACATGCTAGTAGAGATAATGGAAGAAACTATAAGAATTTTTTGGCGATTTGTTCGAGCAGATAAAGATGCACATACTGTGATTCATAAGCCGCGAAAGGGAAGTAATCTAGTAGAACCACAAGACCCTGCAGAGTTAGAGCTTCTGTACGACGTCCGACGTAGTCTTCAAAAG AAGGAGAAGAAGCTTAAAGACATATTGAGAAGTGGAAACTGCATACTGAGGAGATTTCAAAAGCAAGAAGAGGACAGTTCAGATCAAGTCCTTTACTTCTTCTCACAAGTAGATATGAAATTAGTGTCGAGGGTTTTGAACATGTCGAAGATAACACCAGATCAACTTCTCTGGTGTCGCGGTAAATTAAGCAAGATCAGTTTTGTTAGCCGGAAAATGCATGTAGAACCATCATTCTTGCTATTCCCAGTTTGA
- the LOC120016445 gene encoding myb-related protein 306-like, with amino-acid sequence MGRPPCCDKIGVKKGPWTPEEDIILVSYIQQHGPGNWRAVPTITGLLRCSKSCRLRWTNYLRPGIKRGSFTEQEEKMIIHLQALLGNRWAAIASYLPQRTDNDIKNYWNTHLKKKLKKIQEGQSRDGSSLTNPDSVSRGQWERRLQTDIEMAKQALCEALSPDLKQPGGHQASTYISSTENIAKLLQGWMRDSPKSSGGSSILTDEQHSHNNKNKPKMDYGREEKNEMESSEAFESLFGFESFDSSNSDLSQSLSPDEASITIFQDESKPPHSQEPLSLLEKWLFDEGTGSQGKDCFSDIKLDENVDLF; translated from the exons atgggcAGGCCACCTTGTTGTGACAAGATTGGTGTCAAAAAAGGGCCTTGGACTCCTGAAGAAGATATCATTCTGGTTTCTTATATTCAGCAACATGGTCCTGGCAATTGGAGAGCTGTACCCACTATTAcag GGTTGCTTAGATGCAGCAAGAGTTGCAGGCTTAGATGGACTAATTACCTAAGGCCAGGCATCAAAAGAGGGAGTTTTAcagaacaagaagagaaaatgatAATCCATCTCCAAGCCCTTTTGGGTAACAG ATGGGCTGCAATAGCTTCCTACCTTCCACAGAGAACAGACAATGACATTAAAAATTACTGGAATACCCATTTGAAGAAGAAGCTGAAGAAGATCCAAGAAGGCCAGTCTAGAGATGGATCATCATTAACGAACCCAGATTCAGTTTCTAGAGGACAATGGGAGAGGAGGCTCCAAACTGATATTGAAATGGCTAAACAAGCACTCTGTGAGGCCTTGTCCCCTGACTTGAAACAACCAGGAGGACATCAAgcatcaacatatatttcaaGCACTGAAAACATAGCAAAGTTGCTTCAAGGCTGGATGAGAGATTCTCCAAAATCATCTGGTGGATCATCAATTCTCACTGATGAACAGCATTCACACAACAACAAGAACAAACCCAAGATGGATTATGGCAGGGAGGAGAAAAATGAGATGGAATCATCAGAGGCTTTTGAGTCACTATTTGGGTTTGAGTCTTTTGATTCTTCAAATTCTGATCTTTCACAATCTCTGTCTCCTGATGAGGCCAGTATTACTATTTTCCAAGATGAAAGCAAGCCACCACATTCACAAGAACCACTGTCATTGCTAGAGAAGTGGCTGTTTGATGAAGGAACAGGCTCACAAGGGAAAGATTGCTTCAGTGATATTAAGTTAGATGAGAATGTTGATCTTTTTTGA